One Spirochaeta africana DSM 8902 genomic window carries:
- the tgt gene encoding tRNA guanosine(34) transglycosylase Tgt codes for MITIEHNDRGSAARTGRLKLPHGDVATPAFMPVGTAATVKGMYPGQVADLGYSLILANTYHLLLRPGIDTVYSLGGIRGFSTWKGNILTDSGGYQVFSLSGLRKIEETGVYFRSHIDGSPHTLTPELVVQAQARLGSDIQMVLDVCTPPDIPLQDARDAMDRTTRWLKRAIAEWQGTRDWYPGQLFSIVQGNFYPDLRREHAETLAEMETPGIAIGGLSVGETYSQFADILAHTAQYLPADRPRYVMGIGTPDFILAAVANGIDMFDCVLPTRVARNGSIFTRHGLVSLKRAAHRGSDQPIDPAGDTAPDLQGFSRGYLHHLFNAREMLGPMIATRHNLYFMQQFMNEVRASIRKDRFREYAAGFMEKFATGEQR; via the coding sequence ATGATTACTATCGAGCATAACGATCGCGGCTCAGCCGCCCGGACAGGCCGGTTGAAACTGCCGCACGGTGATGTTGCTACCCCTGCATTCATGCCGGTTGGTACCGCCGCGACAGTGAAAGGCATGTATCCTGGACAGGTAGCTGACCTGGGATATTCATTGATTCTTGCAAACACCTACCATCTTCTGTTGCGACCGGGTATCGATACGGTGTATTCGCTGGGAGGCATTCGGGGGTTTTCTACCTGGAAGGGTAACATCCTAACCGACTCGGGCGGGTATCAGGTTTTCTCTCTGTCGGGATTGCGCAAAATCGAAGAAACCGGGGTGTATTTTCGCAGTCATATCGATGGCAGCCCGCACACCCTCACCCCGGAGTTGGTTGTGCAGGCTCAGGCACGCCTTGGCAGCGACATCCAGATGGTGCTGGATGTCTGCACCCCGCCGGATATCCCGCTGCAGGATGCCCGTGATGCTATGGATCGTACCACCAGGTGGCTGAAACGGGCAATTGCTGAATGGCAGGGGACCAGGGACTGGTATCCGGGGCAGCTGTTTTCCATTGTGCAGGGGAATTTTTATCCCGATCTGCGTCGCGAGCATGCAGAAACCCTTGCCGAAATGGAGACCCCCGGCATCGCTATCGGGGGGCTGTCGGTCGGGGAGACCTATTCCCAGTTTGCCGATATACTTGCCCATACTGCTCAGTATTTACCGGCTGACCGGCCGCGTTATGTAATGGGAATCGGCACCCCCGATTTCATCCTTGCCGCCGTAGCAAACGGGATTGACATGTTCGATTGTGTTCTCCCTACGCGGGTAGCCCGCAATGGCAGTATATTTACCCGTCATGGTCTGGTATCGTTAAAGCGGGCGGCTCATCGCGGAAGTGACCAGCCAATCGATCCGGCGGGAGATACCGCACCCGACCTGCAGGGGTTCTCGCGGGGATACCTGCATCACCTGTTTAACGCCAGGGAGATGCTGGGTCCAATGATTGCAACCCGTCATAACCTGTATTTTATGCAGCAATTCATGAATGAGGTGCGAGCCAGCATTCGTAAGGATCGCTTCCGCGAGTATGCTGCCGGCTTCATGGAGAAGTTTGCCACCGGGGAACAGCGATGA
- a CDS encoding HEAT repeat domain-containing protein, with product MYKTEWIRLLLILLFCLGTALPAAAQLPSPETAEAVAEEEDDGAPVPEEAPLTTREQAEITLFEEWRDTLMYGIDANVIELLSTLRERRETGLNEELKERFQFSSSGDLRVKVLDFFREFEDPSLEHDALDILLYFYDYSNSLIRASIQYLGAIELQEREEAAELMYELIQEDNVAYSGFAVRALANFGTESDAEFLLDVLENQPMLTDNLRESILLALGDMRQPVAVDTLIEILEDDTNPAVHRQFAADSLGKIGDPRALPALRNALSSDENLLRAYAVSALSQFPDEDNTRMLQRALRDSYARTREVALDGVAAARFTDALPAVRYMARSDPQASIRRKALRTLAELGTDDSWEFIHEHVVRSTTPQDMRILMIQLLIEHNAVGSREVLMEIMRDEWEKDNSRILDALARAMSTTDDPALEDFYLRMLDHPNFVIQMYGVRGISRNSLRRHRERIEQYTGDGYHPALRREAASGLEQL from the coding sequence ATGTACAAGACTGAGTGGATACGGTTGCTTCTGATTCTGCTGTTCTGCCTGGGAACGGCACTGCCGGCTGCTGCACAACTGCCGTCACCGGAAACCGCCGAAGCAGTCGCCGAGGAGGAGGATGACGGTGCACCGGTGCCCGAGGAGGCGCCGCTCACTACCCGTGAACAGGCGGAGATCACGCTGTTCGAGGAGTGGCGTGACACCCTGATGTACGGGATCGATGCAAATGTTATTGAACTGTTGTCTACATTGCGTGAGCGCCGGGAAACCGGACTCAATGAGGAGCTCAAAGAGCGATTTCAGTTCAGCAGCAGTGGGGATTTGCGGGTCAAGGTGCTGGATTTTTTCCGGGAGTTTGAGGATCCGTCTCTTGAACATGATGCACTGGATATCCTGCTGTATTTCTATGACTACAGCAACTCCCTGATACGTGCCAGTATTCAGTATCTTGGCGCGATTGAGCTGCAAGAGCGCGAAGAGGCCGCTGAACTGATGTATGAGCTGATCCAGGAAGATAATGTCGCATACTCCGGGTTTGCGGTGAGGGCACTGGCAAACTTCGGCACGGAATCCGATGCGGAGTTCTTGCTCGATGTGCTCGAAAATCAACCGATGCTGACCGATAATCTGCGCGAATCAATCCTGCTTGCTCTGGGTGATATGCGGCAACCTGTAGCAGTAGACACCCTGATCGAGATACTGGAGGATGACACCAATCCGGCGGTTCATCGACAGTTCGCCGCGGATTCCCTGGGAAAGATCGGTGATCCGCGGGCATTACCGGCGCTTCGTAATGCCCTGAGTTCGGATGAGAATCTGCTGCGTGCCTATGCAGTATCGGCGCTCAGCCAGTTTCCGGATGAGGATAATACCCGTATGCTGCAGCGGGCGCTGCGCGACTCCTATGCACGAACACGCGAGGTAGCCCTGGACGGGGTTGCTGCCGCCCGGTTTACCGATGCCCTGCCGGCGGTACGTTATATGGCGCGCAGTGATCCCCAGGCATCGATTCGTCGCAAGGCTCTGCGAACCCTGGCTGAGCTCGGTACGGATGATTCCTGGGAATTTATTCATGAACATGTGGTCCGGTCCACCACGCCCCAGGATATGCGGATACTCATGATTCAGCTGCTGATAGAGCACAACGCCGTTGGCAGTCGTGAGGTGCTGATGGAGATAATGCGCGACGAGTGGGAAAAGGATAACAGCCGGATCCTGGATGCGCTTGCACGGGCCATGAGCACAACCGACGATCCAGCCCTGGAGGATTTCTATCTGCGCATGCTGGATCACCCCAATTTTGTAATACAGATGTACGGCGTGCGTGGTATATCCCGTAACAGCCTGCGGCGCCACCGCGAACGGATCGAACAGTACACCGGGGATGGTTACCATCCCGCATTGCGGCGGGAAGCTGCCAGCGGTCTGGAGCAGCTGTAG
- the murJ gene encoding murein biosynthesis integral membrane protein MurJ, whose protein sequence is MSRTSEPDPTAASRLGTSTGIVMGATALSRILGFVRTAVFSGIFGGGATADVLNLVFSIPNNLRKLMAEGALSSAFIPVMSETVAADRDGDRSRRLFSSLIGLQCVVLIPLTILSVIFAPQLIRLLFSFPTSAQHELGVDLFRFLMNYTLLVSISAVLMGTLHAHGRFAVPSITPLLFSIAVICAILLLHQQLGIFSMVVGVLVGGIAQVLFQIPSLVRLGYRKFFSLDFTSPDFKRILRRWAPVVVTSSVYTINQQISMLLASGLEEGSSTALLNALIFWQLPFGIFSASIATVFFPAMSRQAAIKDYQHLERTITRGLTSLFALLLPSAVLLAVMGRPAIGVALQRGAFTAEYTHMASRVLIGYSFGLFSVAGFNLVQRLFYALGQYRIPLYVALATMTLDVGLSLILRETPLRVVGLAVANSMAFSVGLVVMLVVLYRRYRIHPGRGMLPEAFKVVISSVIIGSIALLGVYYIIGDAWQLGSTLRNWVATLGIGLSTLAVLFALYMLFRIDVIQFLLKRRRSNVQD, encoded by the coding sequence ATGAGCCGCACCAGTGAACCGGATCCAACAGCGGCCTCCCGACTGGGCACCTCAACCGGGATTGTCATGGGTGCTACCGCCCTGTCCCGCATACTCGGTTTTGTAAGAACCGCCGTTTTCAGCGGGATTTTCGGGGGCGGCGCTACCGCCGATGTGTTGAATCTTGTCTTCTCGATACCCAATAATCTGCGAAAACTGATGGCGGAAGGGGCGCTGTCCTCTGCCTTTATACCGGTTATGAGTGAGACCGTTGCTGCCGATCGGGATGGAGATCGATCCCGGCGGCTCTTTTCCTCGTTGATCGGACTGCAATGCGTGGTGCTGATACCCCTTACGATTCTCTCGGTGATATTTGCTCCGCAGCTGATACGGCTGCTGTTCAGCTTTCCGACCAGTGCCCAGCATGAGCTGGGAGTTGATCTGTTTCGTTTTCTGATGAACTACACCCTGCTGGTGAGTATAAGTGCTGTATTGATGGGTACGCTGCATGCCCATGGCCGCTTTGCGGTGCCATCTATTACCCCGCTGCTGTTTTCTATTGCGGTAATCTGCGCCATTTTGCTGCTGCATCAGCAGCTGGGTATATTTTCTATGGTCGTGGGGGTTCTGGTCGGCGGTATAGCCCAGGTTCTGTTCCAGATCCCTTCGCTGGTGAGGCTTGGATACCGGAAATTCTTCAGTCTGGATTTCACCAGTCCCGACTTCAAGCGTATACTGCGACGCTGGGCGCCGGTGGTGGTAACCAGCTCGGTGTATACCATCAACCAGCAAATCTCCATGCTGCTGGCCAGCGGTTTGGAGGAGGGGTCCAGTACCGCCCTGCTGAACGCGCTGATCTTCTGGCAACTCCCGTTCGGTATCTTCTCTGCATCGATTGCCACGGTGTTTTTTCCTGCCATGAGCCGACAGGCAGCTATCAAGGACTATCAACACCTGGAGAGAACCATTACCCGTGGTCTTACCTCACTGTTTGCATTGCTGCTTCCCTCGGCTGTGCTCCTGGCGGTGATGGGGCGCCCTGCAATCGGTGTTGCACTGCAGCGCGGCGCATTTACTGCCGAATATACCCATATGGCTTCGCGTGTTCTCATCGGCTACAGCTTCGGTCTGTTCAGTGTTGCGGGGTTCAACCTTGTGCAGCGCCTGTTCTATGCCTTGGGGCAGTATCGTATCCCGCTGTATGTCGCCCTGGCAACCATGACCCTGGATGTCGGCTTGTCGCTCATACTGCGGGAAACACCGCTGCGTGTTGTCGGGCTGGCGGTGGCAAATTCAATGGCTTTCAGTGTTGGCCTGGTGGTGATGCTGGTGGTGTTGTACCGGCGATACCGGATTCATCCGGGGCGTGGGATGTTACCGGAGGCATTCAAGGTTGTTATCTCGTCGGTAATCATTGGCAGTATCGCATTGCTCGGTGTGTACTATATCATCGGGGATGCCTGGCAACTCGGGTCTACGCTGCGTAACTGGGTGGCAACCCTGGGGATCGGATTGAGTACATTGGCTGTGCTGTTTGCCTTGTATATGCTGTTTCGCATCGATGTTATCCAGTTTCTGCTGAAAAGGAGAAGGTCGAATGTACAAGACTGA